Proteins encoded within one genomic window of Gadus chalcogrammus isolate NIFS_2021 chromosome 6, NIFS_Gcha_1.0, whole genome shotgun sequence:
- the LOC130383866 gene encoding KN motif and ankyrin repeat domain-containing protein 1-like isoform X1, with amino-acid sequence MAQTMHVNGNGPERGQGCPSAEEEKASVAPYYVETPYGYQLDLDFLKYVDDIERGNTIKKLSIHRKPKVAKPAAVPRGGSVGGSTHAEWTSTDSLSSSNSDDNKQSPVFFTSRLQVAPPLTPTLGRRAGPHEPPPPPPQHSCSIASESRPLLPPPSPRVAPRHNPQVEKTLMETRWRLEQERLLMQHHTEPAVPRRRLASFGGTGSNSSLSSFTGSLAQSQISPSGHPPLALNGHLHNGEYNPYYPPSVGSSIRHSPMSSGMTTPVTNVSPMHLQHIREQMMVALKKLKELEEQVKTIPILQVKIAVLQEEKRQLTAQSKSTAPAGFRKRSYSVGCAEQLESQGSPVQRDAELHITEPEAKEQNLQQLEEFRRLAAEVQSLERKTQDNTRADVRKDQSAAAQNRTPPQSVGLAIDENMNDLSVAHSKPLKRSYRDAGVVTERRDTRSAGVGVTEVMLGVTSEAEKELELQQQTIEALKEQVYRLEVQLKETTHQMEMSKLKLELQAAGGPSKKKVDKGCTARPEMYSASVEAKVQTQSQGVGNHLETANAGTSKSLHTQTVGVSCTPSVQSVATGPAVPMERWLVRERVEVKDQCVGRRVDTHNQSEGVEVEVCEAGVNTEETMDTLVASQTSTKESRSVGCGDCSVDVNVSPVKTLVTQGTNPDFVCTLDHGVMVIPESTSRQTSTDLEVSSKATNTKTSVMADSFTSTTLVTCDKRTSTVITETRTVGAGEGLVRDLQTAAKKRSVAVGTSTEADTLGQSRSVKTKDCGVGTASIHHNFLVGSITRTIACGPSQPPESVEGGHKEAVEAKVQAVSTEAPSQGGVGLDHYIERVQKLLQEQQMLLAENYSELADAFGQPQSQFGSINSELVNTLSSINSVMKYGSVEDIVALQTDPEAAHKAVSVQEVSQPQPRVKDLSAADLTAASLAAAEKPGSPRTQPSPSELKSRMDQQMSSALHGEPCHQSTLKSIMKKKDGRPGSNGTKKNLQFVGVNGGYESTSSDDSSSEDSSSSGSDDDDDDEEEKEEQEVNGAKEEHGKVEEETTGEEYRNEGAVDVQMKTEEEEEEEGQEKSETRESRSELSEKMVAACHVLKAHLSDPKAVSSKDLRASLNTVQHEWFRVSSQKAALSGTVEDYLDGFAGVSPGVLRHVVNMADGNGNTALHYSVSHSNFQVVRKLLDADVCNVNQQNKAGYTPIMLAALAAVECPEDMRIVEELFGQGDVNARASQAGQTGLMLAVSHGRMDMVRALLVQGADVNVQDDEGSTALMCASEHGHVEIVKLLLGQPGCDATLSDSDESNALSIALEAGHKDIAVLLYAHVNFSKAQSPGTPRLGRKTSPSPTRRSMFD; translated from the exons ATGGCCCAGACCATGCACGTGAATGGCAATGGCCCAG AAAGAGGGCAGGGTTGCCCAAGCgccgaggaggagaaggcgtcCGTCGCCCCCTACTATGTTGAAACCCCGTACGGGTATCAGCTGGACCTGGACTTCCTCAAGTATGTGGACGACATCGAAAGAGGAAACACCATCAAGAAGCTGAGCATTCACCGGAAGCCCAAAGTGGCCAAGCCCGCCGCCGTGCCCCGGGGCGGCTCCGTCGGGGGCAGCACTCACGCCGAGTGGACCTCCACGgactccctgtcctcctccaacAGTGACGACAACAAGCAGTCCCCCGTGTTCTTCACCTCCAGGCTCCAGGTCGCCCCCCCGCTGACCCCCACTCTGGGCCGACGGGCCGGCCCCCacgagccgccgccgcctcccccccAACATTCTTGTTCCATCGCCTCCGAGTCCAGGCCGCTGCTGCCCCCGCCTTCCCCGAGGGTCGCCCCCCGCCACAACCCCCAGGTGGAGAAGACCCTGATGGAGACCCGCTGGAGGCTGGAGCAGGAGCGCCTGCTCATGCAGCACCACACCGAGCCCGCCgtcccccgccgccgcctcgcCAGTTTCGGGGGCACGGGCTCCAACAGCTCCTTGTCGTCCTTCACCGGTTCGCTGGCCCAGAGTCAGATCTCCCCTAGCGGCCACCCGCCCCTGGCGCTCAACGGACACCTGCACAACGGGGAGTACAACCCCTACTACCCGCCCTCGGTGGGGAGCTCCATCCGCCACAGTCCCATGAGCTCGGGCATGACGACCCCCGTGACCAACGTCAGCCCCATGCATCTGCAGCACATCCGGGAGCAGATGATGGTGGCCCTGAAGAAGCTCAaagagctggaggagcaggtgaagACCATCCCCATCTTGCAGGTCAAGATAGCGGtcctgcaggaggagaagaggcaaCTGACGGCCCAGTCCAAGAGCACGGCCCCGGCGGGCTTCCGCAAGCGCTCCTACAGCGTGGGCTGTGCCGAGCAGCTGGAGAGCCAGGGGAGCCCCGTGCAGAGGGACGCCGAGTTGCACATCACGGAGCCGGAGGCGAAGGAGCAGAATCTCCAGCAGCTCGAGGAGTTCCGACGCCTGGCCGCCGAAGTCCAGTCGCTGGAGAGGAAGACCCAGGACAACACCAGGGCCGACGTTCGGAAAGACCAGTCGGCCGCCGCGCAGAACCGGACTCCCCCGCAATCGGTCGGGCTCGCCATCGACGAAAACATGAACGACCTCAGCGTCGCCCACAGTAAACCGTTAAAACGCAGTTATCGGGATGCGGGCGTGGTGACGGAGCGCCGGGACACCCGCAGCGCCGGGGTGGGTGTGACGGAGGTCATGCTGGGCGTGACCAGTGAGGCGGAGAAGGAGctggagctccagcagcagaCCATCGAGGCCCTCAAGGAGCAGGTGTACCGCCTCGAGGTTCAGCTGAAGGAGACCACCCACCAGATGGAGATGAGCAAACTCAAGCTGGAGCTGCAGGCAGCGGGGGGACCCAGCAAGAAGAAGGTCGACAAAGGTTGCACGGCGAGGCCGGAGATGTACAGTGCCAGCGTGGAGGCAAAGGTGCAGACACAGAGTCAGGGAGTGGGGAATCACCTGGAGACCGCCAATGCTGGGACCTCCAAGAGTCTGCACACCCAGACGGTGGGGGTTTCCTGCACGCCCAGCGTGCAGAGCGTCGCCACGGGGCCCGCGGTGCCCATGGAGAGGTGGCTGGTGCGAGAGCGTGTGGAGGTGAAGGATCAGTGTGTCGGGAGACGGGTAGATACGCACAACCAGAGCGAGGGCGTAGAGGTGGAGGTCTGCGAGGCCGGAGTCAACACGGAGGAAACGATGGACACCTTGGTTGCAAGTCAAACGTCGACGAAGGAGTCGAGGTCAGTTGGCTGTGGTGATTGCTCTGTAGACGTGAACGTGAGTCCGGTCAAAACGCTGGTGACTCAAGGAACCAACCCCGACTTTGTGTGCACGTTGGACCACGGCGTCATGGTCATTCCCGAGTCCACGTCTCGCCAAACCAGTACCGACCTGGAAGTGTCCAGCAAGGCCACCAACACGAAAACGTCAGTCATGGCTGATTCCTTCACAAGCACGACGCTTGTGACCTGTGACAAACGCACCAGCACGGTGATCACCGAAACGAGGACGGTCGGCGCGGGGGAGGGCCTCGTACGAGATCTCCAGACCGCCGCAAAGAAGCGATCGGTCGCCGTGGGAACCTCCACCGAGGCGGACACACTGGGCCAGTCGCGCTCCGTCAAAACCAAAGACTGCGGGGTGGGGACGGCGAGCATCCACCACAACTTCCTTGTCGGGTCGATCACCCGGACTATAGCGTGCGGACCGTCGCAGCCCCCGGAAAGCGTGGAGGGCGGCCAtaaggaggcggtggaggccaAGGTTCAGGCGGTGTCGACGGAGGCGCCATCCCAGGGGGGCGTCGGGCTGGACCACTACATCGAGAGGGTCCAGAAGCTGTTGCAAGAGCAGCAGATGCTGCTGGCGGAGAACTACAGTGAGCTGGCCGACGCCTTCGGCCAGCCCCAGAGCCAGTTTGGGTCCATCAACAGCGAGCTGGTCAACACGCTGTCCTCCATCAACTCGGTCATGAAGTACGGCAGCGTGGAGGACATTGTGGCGCTGCAGACCGACCCGGAGGCTGCGCACAAAG CAGTAAGTGTGCAGGAGGTCTCCCAGCCACAGCCCCGGGTCAAAGACCTCTCGGCGGCCGACCTGACCGCCGCGTCCCTCGCCGCGGCCGAGAAGCCCGGCAGCCCGCGCACGCAGCCCAGCCCGTCAGAGCTCAAGAGCCGCATGGACCAACAGATGTCCTCGGCGCTGCACG GAGAGCCATGTCATCAGAGCACCCTGAAATCCATCATGAAAAAGAAAGATGGCCGTCCTGGCTCCAATGGAACCAAGAAGAACCTGCAGTTTGTCGGAGTCAAtggagg GTATGAATCTACGTCAAGCGACGACTCGAGCTCAGAGGACAGTAGCTCTTCGGGGtcagacgacgacgacgacgacgaggaggagaaggaggagcaggaggtgaacGGTGCAAAGGAGGAACATGGGAAAGTAGAGGAAGAGACAACCGGGGAGGAGTATCGTAACGAGGGAGCAGTGGATGTGCAGAtgaagacggaggaggaggaggaggaggaaggtcaaGAGAAGAGCGAGACAAGAGAGAG CAGGAGTGAGCTAAGTGAGAAGATGGTGGCGGCCTGCCACGTCCTGAAGGCCCACCTCAGCGACCCCAAGGCGGTGAGCAGTAAAGACCTG aggGCGAGCCTGAACACGGTGCAGCATGAGTGGTTCCGCGTGTCCAGCCAGAAGGCGGCGCTGTCGGGCACGGTGGAGGACTACCTGGACGGCTTCGCCGGCGTGTCGCCCGGCGTGCTGCGGCACGTGGTCAACATGGCCGACGGCAACGGCAACACGGCGCTGCACTACAGCGTCTCGCACTCCAACTTCCAGGTGGTGCGGAAGCTTCTGGACGCAG ACGTGTGCAACGTGAACCAGCAGAACAAGGCGGGCTACACGCCCATCATGCTGGCGGCGCTGGCGGCGGTGGAGTGCCCCGAGGACATGCGCATCGTGGAGGAGCTGTTCGGCCAGGGGGACGTCAACGCGCGAGCTAGCCAG GCGGGTCAGACGGGGCTGATGCTGGCGGTCAGCCATGGCAGGATGGACATGGTGCGGGCCCTGTTGGTGCAGGGGGCCGACGTCAACGTCCAGGACGACGAGGGCTCCACGGCCCTGATGTGCGCCAGCGAGCACGGCCACGTGGAGATCGTCAAGCTGCTGCTGGGCCAGCCCGGCTGCGACGCCACCCTCAGCGACAGC
- the LOC130383866 gene encoding KN motif and ankyrin repeat domain-containing protein 1-like isoform X2: MAQTMHVNGNGPERGQGCPSAEEEKASVAPYYVETPYGYQLDLDFLKYVDDIERGNTIKKLSIHRKPKVAKPAAVPRGGSVGGSTHAEWTSTDSLSSSNSDDNKQSPVFFTSRLQVAPPLTPTLGRRAGPHEPPPPPPQHSCSIASESRPLLPPPSPRVAPRHNPQVEKTLMETRWRLEQERLLMQHHTEPAVPRRRLASFGGTGSNSSLSSFTGSLAQSQISPSGHPPLALNGHLHNGEYNPYYPPSVGSSIRHSPMSSGMTTPVTNVSPMHLQHIREQMMVALKKLKELEEQVKTIPILQVKIAVLQEEKRQLTAQSKSTAPAGFRKRSYSVGCAEQLESQGSPVQRDAELHITEPEAKEQNLQQLEEFRRLAAEVQSLERKTQDNTRADVRKDQSAAAQNRTPPQSVGLAIDENMNDLSVAHSKPLKRSYRDAGVVTERRDTRSAGVGVTEVMLGVTSEAEKELELQQQTIEALKEQVYRLEVQLKETTHQMEMSKLKLELQAAGGPSKKKVDKGCTARPEMYSASVEAKVQTQSQGVGNHLETANAGTSKSLHTQTVGVSCTPSVQSVATGPAVPMERWLVRERVEVKDQCVGRRVDTHNQSEGVEVEVCEAGVNTEETMDTLVASQTSTKESRSVGCGDCSVDVNVSPVKTLVTQGTNPDFVCTLDHGVMVIPESTSRQTSTDLEVSSKATNTKTSVMADSFTSTTLVTCDKRTSTVITETRTVGAGEGLVRDLQTAAKKRSVAVGTSTEADTLGQSRSVKTKDCGVGTASIHHNFLVGSITRTIACGPSQPPESVEGGHKEAVEAKVQAVSTEAPSQGGVGLDHYIERVQKLLQEQQMLLAENYSELADAFGQPQSQFGSINSELVNTLSSINSVMKYGSVEDIVALQTDPEAAHKAVSVQEVSQPQPRVKDLSAADLTAASLAAAEKPGSPRTQPSPSELKSRMDQQMSSALHGEPCHQSTLKSIMKKKDGRPGSNGTKKNLQFVGVNGGYESTSSDDSSSEDSSSSGSDDDDDDEEEKEEQEVNGAKEEHGKVEEETTGEEYRNEGAVDVQMKTEEEEEEEGQEKSETRERSELSEKMVAACHVLKAHLSDPKAVSSKDLRASLNTVQHEWFRVSSQKAALSGTVEDYLDGFAGVSPGVLRHVVNMADGNGNTALHYSVSHSNFQVVRKLLDADVCNVNQQNKAGYTPIMLAALAAVECPEDMRIVEELFGQGDVNARASQAGQTGLMLAVSHGRMDMVRALLVQGADVNVQDDEGSTALMCASEHGHVEIVKLLLGQPGCDATLSDSDESNALSIALEAGHKDIAVLLYAHVNFSKAQSPGTPRLGRKTSPSPTRRSMFD; this comes from the exons ATGGCCCAGACCATGCACGTGAATGGCAATGGCCCAG AAAGAGGGCAGGGTTGCCCAAGCgccgaggaggagaaggcgtcCGTCGCCCCCTACTATGTTGAAACCCCGTACGGGTATCAGCTGGACCTGGACTTCCTCAAGTATGTGGACGACATCGAAAGAGGAAACACCATCAAGAAGCTGAGCATTCACCGGAAGCCCAAAGTGGCCAAGCCCGCCGCCGTGCCCCGGGGCGGCTCCGTCGGGGGCAGCACTCACGCCGAGTGGACCTCCACGgactccctgtcctcctccaacAGTGACGACAACAAGCAGTCCCCCGTGTTCTTCACCTCCAGGCTCCAGGTCGCCCCCCCGCTGACCCCCACTCTGGGCCGACGGGCCGGCCCCCacgagccgccgccgcctcccccccAACATTCTTGTTCCATCGCCTCCGAGTCCAGGCCGCTGCTGCCCCCGCCTTCCCCGAGGGTCGCCCCCCGCCACAACCCCCAGGTGGAGAAGACCCTGATGGAGACCCGCTGGAGGCTGGAGCAGGAGCGCCTGCTCATGCAGCACCACACCGAGCCCGCCgtcccccgccgccgcctcgcCAGTTTCGGGGGCACGGGCTCCAACAGCTCCTTGTCGTCCTTCACCGGTTCGCTGGCCCAGAGTCAGATCTCCCCTAGCGGCCACCCGCCCCTGGCGCTCAACGGACACCTGCACAACGGGGAGTACAACCCCTACTACCCGCCCTCGGTGGGGAGCTCCATCCGCCACAGTCCCATGAGCTCGGGCATGACGACCCCCGTGACCAACGTCAGCCCCATGCATCTGCAGCACATCCGGGAGCAGATGATGGTGGCCCTGAAGAAGCTCAaagagctggaggagcaggtgaagACCATCCCCATCTTGCAGGTCAAGATAGCGGtcctgcaggaggagaagaggcaaCTGACGGCCCAGTCCAAGAGCACGGCCCCGGCGGGCTTCCGCAAGCGCTCCTACAGCGTGGGCTGTGCCGAGCAGCTGGAGAGCCAGGGGAGCCCCGTGCAGAGGGACGCCGAGTTGCACATCACGGAGCCGGAGGCGAAGGAGCAGAATCTCCAGCAGCTCGAGGAGTTCCGACGCCTGGCCGCCGAAGTCCAGTCGCTGGAGAGGAAGACCCAGGACAACACCAGGGCCGACGTTCGGAAAGACCAGTCGGCCGCCGCGCAGAACCGGACTCCCCCGCAATCGGTCGGGCTCGCCATCGACGAAAACATGAACGACCTCAGCGTCGCCCACAGTAAACCGTTAAAACGCAGTTATCGGGATGCGGGCGTGGTGACGGAGCGCCGGGACACCCGCAGCGCCGGGGTGGGTGTGACGGAGGTCATGCTGGGCGTGACCAGTGAGGCGGAGAAGGAGctggagctccagcagcagaCCATCGAGGCCCTCAAGGAGCAGGTGTACCGCCTCGAGGTTCAGCTGAAGGAGACCACCCACCAGATGGAGATGAGCAAACTCAAGCTGGAGCTGCAGGCAGCGGGGGGACCCAGCAAGAAGAAGGTCGACAAAGGTTGCACGGCGAGGCCGGAGATGTACAGTGCCAGCGTGGAGGCAAAGGTGCAGACACAGAGTCAGGGAGTGGGGAATCACCTGGAGACCGCCAATGCTGGGACCTCCAAGAGTCTGCACACCCAGACGGTGGGGGTTTCCTGCACGCCCAGCGTGCAGAGCGTCGCCACGGGGCCCGCGGTGCCCATGGAGAGGTGGCTGGTGCGAGAGCGTGTGGAGGTGAAGGATCAGTGTGTCGGGAGACGGGTAGATACGCACAACCAGAGCGAGGGCGTAGAGGTGGAGGTCTGCGAGGCCGGAGTCAACACGGAGGAAACGATGGACACCTTGGTTGCAAGTCAAACGTCGACGAAGGAGTCGAGGTCAGTTGGCTGTGGTGATTGCTCTGTAGACGTGAACGTGAGTCCGGTCAAAACGCTGGTGACTCAAGGAACCAACCCCGACTTTGTGTGCACGTTGGACCACGGCGTCATGGTCATTCCCGAGTCCACGTCTCGCCAAACCAGTACCGACCTGGAAGTGTCCAGCAAGGCCACCAACACGAAAACGTCAGTCATGGCTGATTCCTTCACAAGCACGACGCTTGTGACCTGTGACAAACGCACCAGCACGGTGATCACCGAAACGAGGACGGTCGGCGCGGGGGAGGGCCTCGTACGAGATCTCCAGACCGCCGCAAAGAAGCGATCGGTCGCCGTGGGAACCTCCACCGAGGCGGACACACTGGGCCAGTCGCGCTCCGTCAAAACCAAAGACTGCGGGGTGGGGACGGCGAGCATCCACCACAACTTCCTTGTCGGGTCGATCACCCGGACTATAGCGTGCGGACCGTCGCAGCCCCCGGAAAGCGTGGAGGGCGGCCAtaaggaggcggtggaggccaAGGTTCAGGCGGTGTCGACGGAGGCGCCATCCCAGGGGGGCGTCGGGCTGGACCACTACATCGAGAGGGTCCAGAAGCTGTTGCAAGAGCAGCAGATGCTGCTGGCGGAGAACTACAGTGAGCTGGCCGACGCCTTCGGCCAGCCCCAGAGCCAGTTTGGGTCCATCAACAGCGAGCTGGTCAACACGCTGTCCTCCATCAACTCGGTCATGAAGTACGGCAGCGTGGAGGACATTGTGGCGCTGCAGACCGACCCGGAGGCTGCGCACAAAG CAGTAAGTGTGCAGGAGGTCTCCCAGCCACAGCCCCGGGTCAAAGACCTCTCGGCGGCCGACCTGACCGCCGCGTCCCTCGCCGCGGCCGAGAAGCCCGGCAGCCCGCGCACGCAGCCCAGCCCGTCAGAGCTCAAGAGCCGCATGGACCAACAGATGTCCTCGGCGCTGCACG GAGAGCCATGTCATCAGAGCACCCTGAAATCCATCATGAAAAAGAAAGATGGCCGTCCTGGCTCCAATGGAACCAAGAAGAACCTGCAGTTTGTCGGAGTCAAtggagg GTATGAATCTACGTCAAGCGACGACTCGAGCTCAGAGGACAGTAGCTCTTCGGGGtcagacgacgacgacgacgacgaggaggagaaggaggagcaggaggtgaacGGTGCAAAGGAGGAACATGGGAAAGTAGAGGAAGAGACAACCGGGGAGGAGTATCGTAACGAGGGAGCAGTGGATGTGCAGAtgaagacggaggaggaggaggaggaggaaggtcaaGAGAAGAGCGAGACAAGAGAGAG GAGTGAGCTAAGTGAGAAGATGGTGGCGGCCTGCCACGTCCTGAAGGCCCACCTCAGCGACCCCAAGGCGGTGAGCAGTAAAGACCTG aggGCGAGCCTGAACACGGTGCAGCATGAGTGGTTCCGCGTGTCCAGCCAGAAGGCGGCGCTGTCGGGCACGGTGGAGGACTACCTGGACGGCTTCGCCGGCGTGTCGCCCGGCGTGCTGCGGCACGTGGTCAACATGGCCGACGGCAACGGCAACACGGCGCTGCACTACAGCGTCTCGCACTCCAACTTCCAGGTGGTGCGGAAGCTTCTGGACGCAG ACGTGTGCAACGTGAACCAGCAGAACAAGGCGGGCTACACGCCCATCATGCTGGCGGCGCTGGCGGCGGTGGAGTGCCCCGAGGACATGCGCATCGTGGAGGAGCTGTTCGGCCAGGGGGACGTCAACGCGCGAGCTAGCCAG GCGGGTCAGACGGGGCTGATGCTGGCGGTCAGCCATGGCAGGATGGACATGGTGCGGGCCCTGTTGGTGCAGGGGGCCGACGTCAACGTCCAGGACGACGAGGGCTCCACGGCCCTGATGTGCGCCAGCGAGCACGGCCACGTGGAGATCGTCAAGCTGCTGCTGGGCCAGCCCGGCTGCGACGCCACCCTCAGCGACAGC